In Arthrobacter sp. CJ23, the genomic window ATCGAATTCCCGGGAACTCTCCGCAGCCATGGGGACAGCCTACGCCCGGATGCGGCGTTGTGAGGCCTGCTCTACGTGCTCCCAGCGTTGCCGGGCCCGTAGAGCGGACCCCGCAACGCGACGCGGGACATCAGCCGTGCATCGCACCCTTGAACCAGCCGGTGATGCTGGCCGGGTGGGTGATGGCGGTGCCGACGACGACGGCGAACGCGCCGGCGTCGAGTGCCTGGCGGGCGTGCAGTGGGGTGTGGATGCGGCCCTCGGCGATGAGCGGCTTGCCGAGCTCGGCGCCGGCGATCTCCGCCAGCAGTTCAAGGTCCGGGCCTTCGGTCTTGGGACGCTCGCCCGAATAGCCGGCAAGGGTGGTGCCGATCAGGTCCGCACCGGCCTCCACTGCGGCCACGGCGTCGTCGTAGGAGCCGCAGTCGGCCATGACCAGGGCGTGCGATCCGGCGTGGATGCCGTCAACTGTCTGCTTGAGGCTCAGCCCGTCCGGGCGGGCGCGGCGCGTGCCGTCCACCGCCACGATGTGCGCGCCGGCGTTGGCCACCGCGAGGGCATGGCGGAGCGTGGGGGTGATGAAGACGCCGTCGTGCCCGTCCTTCCAGAGCCCGATCACGGGGACCTCGACGGCGGTGCGGGTGAACTCCACATCGGCCAGCCCCTGCACGCGGATCGCCGCGGCGCCGCCGATGACTGCCGACGCCGCCACCTGCCCCGTGGTGCGGGGATCGCGCATGGGCTCGCCCGGGTAGGCCTGGCAGGAGACGATCAGCTGGGAACGGAGGGCCTCGAGGCCTTCGGGGGTCAGGATCATGGGGTCTCCTCAGGTATTCGTGTTTACTTCAGTACAAGTTTGGCCGCGCCCACAATGGCCGCGGTATTGCCCAGCGTGGCCCGCCGCACGGGGACGGCCGCGAGCGGGGCAAGCAGTTCTTCGCGCAGGGCGCGTTCCATGGGCGTCCACCACATGTCGCCGGCATCGGCCAGGCCGCCGGACACCACCACGGTCTCCGGGTCCAGGATGTTGATGAGCCCGCCCACGGCCTGCCCGGCTGCGGCGGCGCCCACGCCGATCGCGCGGACCGCGGCAGCGCTGTCCAGGGAGGTGCCGGCCGCATCGCCGTCGTGCGCCAGACCAAACACGGCACGCGTGTCCGGAACATCGGGGGAGCCGCCGAAGCGGAGGAAGGATTCGTAAATGGCGGGGCCGGAGGCAATTGCCTCGACGTGCCCCGCATGCCCGCACACGCACGGGAGGGCTGTGCCCTCGTGATGCGCGTACGGCGAGGCGAAGTGCCCCACATGCCCGCCCACAAAGCGGTGGCCCAGGACCGGCGCGCCGCCCAGCACAAAGCTGCCGCCCACGCCCGTTCCGAACGCCACCATGAGCGAACTCGAGGACCCCGCAGCCGCACCCAGCCACGCCTCGCCCAGGGCATGCGCGTGCACATCATTGACGGCCTTGACGTCCCCGCCGGCCAAGCCCAGCCGCTGCGCCAAGCCCGCGGTCAGCTTGGTCCCGGTCCAGCCCAGGATCGCGTCGGTCGCCGAAACAACGGTCCCCTCCGCAGCATCAATGACCCCGGCCGAGCCGATGCCAACGCCCCCGACGTCCATCCCTTCGCCCGCGGCCCGCTGCATGAGCCGGGAGACGAGTCCCGCCGTCGCATCCAGAATGGCCTCGCCGCCGTCCCGGTTCAGCGTGGGGATCTGCTCCGTGAACACCACGGCCCCGTCGGCAGCCACAACGCCGGCAGCAGTCTTGGTCCCCCCAAGATCAACACCGATCACGTACGTCATGCTTGTCCTCCGAAGTCGTTCTGTCTGCGGTTGCAGTTCTGGTTTTTGTTGCGGTGCTGTCGGGGTCACGTTAGTCCGGGTTGGGACAGCGCGTAAGGATCATTTCGCCGGCGCTTAGACACCTCCCGGCGCCGTTCTCCGGTCGCTGGGCGACCTACGAACGGCTCTGGTCGGCGATGCGCGCCTACACGAAACGATCCTTGCGCGCTTTGGCCGTTCGGCTCACCTGCGGCATCGCATCGCCGTCCGCCGAACCGAAGCGATGCCGACGAGTGATAGGGACAAGCCCGACTACGTGCTAACGGCGCCAGCGAGACGTTTTGCCTCCCGCAGGTGGGCTTGCCGCCTGTCCCGAAGGTGACATGCTCAGCTGAGTGTCGGAGGGGCTGTTTTGCGTAGTCCCGCATCGCCGACCAGCGCCGCGTGGACGTCGCCCAGCGACGGGAATGCGGCGGAGGAAGGTGTCTAAGGGACGGCAAAATGGCCCCTGCGACACGACCCGGCCACGGATACCCACTCAAGGCGACGGGCTGAGACGCGACCGGGCCTGCCGCATGGTCTCGGCAGGCCCGGTTGCGTCGGGGGACCTTAGATCAGGCCGTTGCGCTCCAGGATGACCTTGACCGCGGCGGTCTCGTCCTCATCCAGGGAGAGCATCGGTGCGCTCATGACATTCGTCTTGATGATGCCCATGAGCTGCAGGGCGGTCTTGAAGGCGCCCAGGCCCGCGGCGTTGCCGGACATGCGGCCGGCCTTGGGCGTGTAGACGATCTCGAAGACATCGGCCAGGCGGTCCTGCTCGGCGGCGGCCTGGGCCCAGTCGCCGGCAACAGCAGCGTCGTACAGGCGGCGGTAACCGGCCGGGTCAACGTTGCCGAGGCCCGGAACAACGCCCTGGGCGCCGCCAAGGAGGGCGCCGTCCACAACCACTTCGTGGCCGGTGAAGATGTCGAAGTTGGGGATGTCCTTGGCGGCCAGCAGCAGCTGGCGGAAGGAGACGTCGTCGCCGGAGGAGTCCTTCACACCGGCAATGACACCCTCGCGGCCCAGCTCCACCAGCAGCTCGGTGGGCAGCTTGAAGTGGGTGCGCACCGGCACGTCGTAGGCGAAGACCGGGACGTCCACGGCGGCGGCGATGGAGCGGAAGTGCGTGCCGTTCTCCTGGGCGTTGGAGATGGCGTAGTACAGGCTGGTGGCGACGATGGAGTCGGCACCGAGGGCGATGACGCGCTGGGCTTCTTCGATGACGCGGTTGGTGGTCTGCTCAACGGCGCCCACGATCACCGGCACCTGGCCTGCGTTCACGCCGGCCACGGTCTGCACCACAAGGTCGCGCTCGGCGTTGGTCATGTGGGTGACCTCGCCGGAGGAACCCAGCACGAAGAGGCCGCTGACGCCGCCGTCGAGCAGGTGCTTGGTGACATTTTCCAGCGACGGCACGTCGATGGCGCCTTCGGCGGTGCGGGGGGTCACGACGGGCGGGATGACGCCCTGGAAACGGGTAGCGACGGTGGTCACGTGTACTCCAAATATTGATGGTTGGACGAAAACTTCTTGAGGGGGAGGCTAGATGTGGAGCAGGCTCGGCGCGGCGCCCAGCAGCTTCTTGGTGTAGTCGTTGCTGGGGTTGTCGAAGACCTGGCTGGCTGTGCCCTGCTCGACGATCTTGCCGAAGTACATGACGCAGATGCGGTCCGAGACGTAGCGGACGGTCTGGATGTCGTGTGAGATGAACACCATGCCCAGGTTCAGCTGGGTCTTCAGGTCGGACAGCAGGTTCAGGACCTGGGCGCGGACGGAGACGTCCAGGGCCGACGTCGGTTCGTCCGCCACGATGATGTCCGGGTCCAGTGCCAAGGCTCGGGCGATTGCCACGCGCTGGCGCTGGCCGCCGGAAACCTGCGACGGCGTTACCTCGGACGCGGACTGCGGCAGGCCCACCAGGGCCAGCAGCTCCTTGACCTTGGCCGTACGGGAGGCCGCGTTGCCGATGCCGTGGATCTGCAGCGGGTCCGTGAGGATGTCCTGGATGGTCATGCGCGGGTTCAGCGCCGTGGCCGGGTCCTGGAACACCACGGACACGGAGCGGCCGAACGCCTTGCGCATGCGGGCGTTCCGCTTGATGGCGGGCTTTCCGTGGAAGAGGACCTCGCCCGACGTCGGGGTCTGCAGTCCCACCAGCACGGAAGCAAGTGTGGACTTGCCGCAGCCGGACTCACCCACGATGCCGACAGTTTCGCCGCGGCTGATGGTGAAGTCGACGCCGTCGACGGCCTTGACGATGTTCGGCCGGAACAGGCTGCCCGTGCGGGCGTGGTGGTAGACCCTGACATCCTTGAGCTCGATGACCGGCTTTGAGTCTTGCTGCATGGACTGACTCACTTTGCGTCCTCCTTCAGGTGGCTCGCCCAGTAGTGGTCGGCATCCCCGCCTCCGGCGGATGAAACGGAGGTGAGGACCAGCTTCTGGCTGGGGTCGGCGTCGGACCGCAGCGAACGTGCGGCGAAGCGGTCGCCCGCGGCGAAGTCGCGCGGGGACGGGACGGTGCCGGGGATCTGGTGCAGGCGGACGGCGTCGGCCTCGATGGAGAGGACAGCGCCGAGCAGGCCGCGGGTGTACTCGTGCTGGGGGTTCTGCAGGAGTTCGGAAGCCTGTGCGGATTCCACCACCTGGCCGGCGTACATGACCGTGATGCGGTGGGCCAGGGAGGCCACCAGGGCAAGGTCGTGGCTGACGAAGACCATGGCGAAGCCGAGCTGCTCGCGCAGTCCATTGAGGAGGTCCACAACCTGCTTCTGGACGGTAACGTCCAGGGCGGTGGTGGGCTCATCGGCCACCACGATCTTCGGCGAGCGGGACAGGGCCATGGCGATCAGCACGCGCTGGCGCTGGCCGCCGGAGAGTTCGTGCGGGTAGCTGGCGAGCGTCCGGACGGGATCCAGCTTGACCAGTTCCAGCAGCTCCGTGGGGGTCTTGCGGCCGCCGCGCTTGGTCAGCTGCTCCATCTGGTCCTTGATCTTCATGGACGGGTTCAGGGAGCTCAGGGCGTCCTGGTAGACCATGGCGATCTG contains:
- a CDS encoding ATP-binding cassette domain-containing protein, with the translated sequence MQQDSKPVIELKDVRVYHHARTGSLFRPNIVKAVDGVDFTISRGETVGIVGESGCGKSTLASVLVGLQTPTSGEVLFHGKPAIKRNARMRKAFGRSVSVVFQDPATALNPRMTIQDILTDPLQIHGIGNAASRTAKVKELLALVGLPQSASEVTPSQVSGGQRQRVAIARALALDPDIIVADEPTSALDVSVRAQVLNLLSDLKTQLNLGMVFISHDIQTVRYVSDRICVMYFGKIVEQGTASQVFDNPSNDYTKKLLGAAPSLLHI
- a CDS encoding N-acetylmannosamine-6-phosphate 2-epimerase — its product is MILTPEGLEALRSQLIVSCQAYPGEPMRDPRTTGQVAASAVIGGAAAIRVQGLADVEFTRTAVEVPVIGLWKDGHDGVFITPTLRHALAVANAGAHIVAVDGTRRARPDGLSLKQTVDGIHAGSHALVMADCGSYDDAVAAVEAGADLIGTTLAGYSGERPKTEGPDLELLAEIAGAELGKPLIAEGRIHTPLHARQALDAGAFAVVVGTAITHPASITGWFKGAMHG
- a CDS encoding dihydrodipicolinate synthase family protein, which codes for MTTVATRFQGVIPPVVTPRTAEGAIDVPSLENVTKHLLDGGVSGLFVLGSSGEVTHMTNAERDLVVQTVAGVNAGQVPVIVGAVEQTTNRVIEEAQRVIALGADSIVATSLYYAISNAQENGTHFRSIAAAVDVPVFAYDVPVRTHFKLPTELLVELGREGVIAGVKDSSGDDVSFRQLLLAAKDIPNFDIFTGHEVVVDGALLGGAQGVVPGLGNVDPAGYRRLYDAAVAGDWAQAAAEQDRLADVFEIVYTPKAGRMSGNAAGLGAFKTALQLMGIIKTNVMSAPMLSLDEDETAAVKVILERNGLI
- a CDS encoding ROK family protein: MTYVIGVDLGGTKTAAGVVAADGAVVFTEQIPTLNRDGGEAILDATAGLVSRLMQRAAGEGMDVGGVGIGSAGVIDAAEGTVVSATDAILGWTGTKLTAGLAQRLGLAGGDVKAVNDVHAHALGEAWLGAAAGSSSSLMVAFGTGVGGSFVLGGAPVLGHRFVGGHVGHFASPYAHHEGTALPCVCGHAGHVEAIASGPAIYESFLRFGGSPDVPDTRAVFGLAHDGDAAGTSLDSAAAVRAIGVGAAAAGQAVGGLINILDPETVVVSGGLADAGDMWWTPMERALREELLAPLAAVPVRRATLGNTAAIVGAAKLVLK